Genomic DNA from bacterium:
GACTTCCTGCCCTTTGGCACCGATTGGCCGGGGGTGGATCGCCAGCTCCGCGTCGTCGCCGGCAGCGCCCAGGGCGCGGTCATCCTCGTCGATGGCGAGGCCGTCGAGCGCGAGGTCCTGGGCGGCCGCTTCACCTTCAATTGCAGCGAGGGCTGCGACTGCGGCCCCGGTGGCACCGCCAGCCTCTCCTTCGGCGAGGTCAAGCAGCTCTACTAGCGGCGCGCGAAAACGCAAACCCGGCTCCGCGATCGGGGCCGGGCCGGCGAGCACCTGGGCGCGCGGAGCGGGAAACGGGACTCGAACCCGCGACCCACGGCTTGGGAAGCCGTTGCTCTACCAACTGAGCTACTCCCGCTTCGTGACTCAAGCTAGCAGCGGGCTCCGGCCCTGTCAAGGCGACCCGCCTGGGGCGAGCAGGGCAGCCAGGCGCGCGGGCGTGTCGGGCGCGCGGGGATCGAGGACGAGTTCCGCCCGGCCCCGATGGCGGAACCAGGTCTCCTGACGCTTCGCGTACTGGCGCGTGCGCAGGAGCACCGCCGCGCGCAGCGCAGCGCGATCCAGCCGCCCGCGCAGGTGCGCCACGACCTCCGGGTAGCCCAGGGTCTGCAGGCCCGGCGCGGCCGGGTCCGCGCCCTCGCCGAGCAGGGCCGCGACTTCCTCGCGCCAGCCGCCGGCGAGCATCGCGTCCAGGCGCGCCGCGATGCGCTCGGCAAGCACCGGCCGCTCGAGGGCGAGCCAAACGCGGCGCCAGCGCAGGTCGACCGGGCGCTCGCGCCCGCGCGCGTGATGGGCCGCGAGCGGCTGCCCGGTCGCCAGACAGACCTCGAGCGCTCGCAGCAGGCGTTGGCGGTCGTTCGGGTGCAGGCGCGCGGCGCTCACCGGGTCGAGGGCCATCAGGCGCGCGTGCAGCGCCGGGCTCGCCAGTCCACCGAGCTCGCCACGCAGCGCCGCCAGGCGCGCGGCCGGCACG
This window encodes:
- the miaA gene encoding tRNA (adenosine(37)-N6)-dimethylallyltransferase MiaA, with protein sequence MREVLVIMGATATGKSALALDLAERAGRELISADSRQVYAGLRVGTAQPTAAERARAVHHGIDFLPLARRWSAQAFASDALALLRRADRPPAIVVGGTGFYLEALCEGLFPLAVPAARLAALRGELGGLASPALHARLMALDPVSAARLHPNDRQRLLRALEVCLATGQPLAAHHARGRERPVDLRWRRVWLALERPVLAERIAARLDAMLAGGWREEVAALLGEGADPAAPGLQTLGYPEVVAHLRGRLDRAALRAAVLLRTRQYAKRQETWFRHRGRAELVLDPRAPDTPARLAALLAPGGSP